A single window of Colletes latitarsis isolate SP2378_abdomen chromosome 11, iyColLati1, whole genome shotgun sequence DNA harbors:
- the LOC143347790 gene encoding uncharacterized protein LOC143347790: MRCNRSAIESSICIHFLLMVLVFLSACIERVEGRRCVCTSKACKKAGVDTCKTKFSCYTELILTGGQKLGENATTRGCTEGATPLLCETKSWVTRSKSTDNVDRSSAPWNHMTWPRLKCCDSHDYCNANHHVNVSTWIHDEDRTDLKEPTVDYDGTFNGISSHRDVMESIQPDPGAIAGGRESSDELLQNRVKPLHVAALVLAIAALISVLAACYVITRFLKTNPYTAGSVQ, from the exons ATGCGTTGCAATCGATCGGCCATCGAGTCGTCAATCTGCATACATTTCCTACTGATGGTCCTGGTTTTTCTATCGGCGTGCATCGAACGAGTCGAAG GAAGGAGATGCGTGTGCACCAGCAAGGCCTGCAAGAAAGCCGGGGTGGACACGTGCAAAACGAAATTTTCCTGTTACACGGAGCTGATTCTGACTGGTGGTCAGAAATTGGGAGAGAACGCCACTACGAGAGGATGTACAGA GGGTGCCACACCATTGTTGTGCGAGACAAAGTCCTGGGTCACGAGGTCGAAGTCGACCGACAACGTGGACCGATCGTCGGCTCCCTGGAACCATATGACTTGGCCCAGATTGAAGTGTTGCGACAGCCACGACTACTGTAACGCCAATCACCACGTGAATGTCTCCACGTGGATCCACGACGAGGACAGGACCGATCTCAAGGAACCCACCGTCGACTATGATG GCACGTTTAATGGGATATCATCGCATCGAGACGTAATGGAATCGATCCAGCCTGATCCAGGGGCGATCGCCGGAGGTCGGGAATCATCCGATGAGCTTCTTCAGAATCGCGTTAAGCCGCTCCACGTCGCCGCTCTGGTCTTGGCGATCGCTGCCCTGATATCGGTCCTAGCAGCCTGCTACGTTATTACAAG GTTTTTGAAGACGAATCCGTACACTGCTGGAAGTGTACAGTAA